Proteins encoded in a region of the Nitrospirota bacterium genome:
- the rbfA gene encoding 30S ribosome-binding factor RbfA yields MLPYKRSQRVGDLVREEVADIIMYRLKDPRIGFITVTGADMSDDLKNARIFVSILKPEERDQTIAILNEAKPFIRSALGKRLKMKFTPNIEFRLDTSIEYGSKIDSLLRKIRTEDESS; encoded by the coding sequence ATGCTTCCTTATAAACGTTCCCAGAGGGTCGGCGACCTTGTCCGCGAGGAGGTTGCTGACATTATCATGTACCGGCTGAAGGACCCGAGAATCGGTTTTATAACCGTGACCGGCGCAGATATGTCCGATGACCTCAAGAATGCTCGCATCTTTGTGAGTATACTAAAACCGGAAGAGCGGGATCAGACCATAGCGATACTGAACGAAGCTAAGCCCTTCATACGGTCGGCTCTCGGCAAACGACTCAAGATGAAATTCACCCCAAACATTGAATTCCGGCTCGACACTTCTATCGAATACGGCTCCAAGATAGACAGTCTCCTGAGGAAGATCAGGACAGAAGATGAAAGTTCCTAA